From one Plantibacter flavus genomic stretch:
- the pstA gene encoding phosphate ABC transporter permease PstA translates to MTATTDRRQASIATPFSNSLTAGKLPKFAPLTILAGSLIVSGVIFLLLQQSTADKSYNVPGAVVLGAALYAVTVYVASLMVEGRRKAKDRLLTTLVTAAFVIALLPLVSVAITVISAGAARFDLNYFSLSMRNVVGEGGGALHAITGTLLITLATSIISIPIGILTAIYLVEYGRGRLAQGITFLVDVMTGIPSIVAGLFAFALLAIFFGPGVRLGIGGAIALSLLMIPVVVRSSEEMLKLVPNELREASYALGVPKWLTILKIVLPTSIAGIITGVTLAVARVIGETAPLLIIAGFTQSMNYNLFDGPMMTLPVFVYTQYANQGTDGASYVDRAWTGALVLILIVMALNLIARLIAKIFAPKFGR, encoded by the coding sequence ATGACCGCCACGACCGACCGCCGTCAGGCGTCCATCGCCACGCCGTTCTCCAACTCGCTCACCGCGGGCAAGCTGCCGAAGTTCGCTCCGCTCACCATCCTCGCGGGCAGCCTCATCGTCAGCGGAGTCATCTTCCTGCTGCTGCAGCAGTCGACCGCCGACAAGAGCTACAACGTCCCCGGGGCCGTCGTGCTCGGCGCCGCGCTCTACGCGGTCACCGTCTACGTCGCGTCACTCATGGTCGAAGGTCGCCGGAAGGCCAAGGACCGCCTGCTCACCACCCTGGTGACCGCGGCCTTCGTCATCGCGCTCCTGCCGCTCGTCTCGGTCGCCATCACGGTGATCTCGGCCGGCGCCGCCCGGTTCGACCTCAACTACTTCTCGCTGTCGATGCGGAACGTCGTCGGTGAGGGCGGTGGCGCGTTGCACGCCATCACCGGCACACTGCTCATCACGCTGGCCACGTCGATCATCTCCATCCCGATCGGCATCCTGACCGCCATCTACCTCGTCGAGTACGGCCGTGGACGGCTGGCACAGGGCATCACCTTCCTGGTCGACGTCATGACCGGCATCCCGTCGATCGTCGCCGGCCTGTTCGCGTTCGCCCTCCTCGCGATCTTCTTCGGCCCGGGCGTCCGGCTCGGCATCGGCGGTGCCATCGCGCTGTCGCTGCTCATGATCCCCGTCGTCGTGCGGTCGAGCGAGGAGATGCTCAAGCTCGTCCCGAACGAACTGCGCGAGGCCTCGTACGCGCTCGGTGTGCCGAAGTGGCTGACCATCCTCAAGATCGTCCTCCCGACCTCGATCGCCGGCATCATCACCGGCGTGACGCTCGCCGTCGCCCGCGTCATCGGTGAGACCGCGCCCCTCCTGATCATCGCCGGCTTCACCCAGAGCATGAACTACAACCTCTTCGACGGCCCGATGATGACCCTCCCGGTCTTCGTGTACACCCAGTACGCGAACCAGGGCACCGACGGGGCCTCCTACGTGGACCGCGCCTGGACCGGCGCGCTCGTCCTCATCCTCATCGTCATGGCGCTGAACCTCATCGCCCGACTCATCGCCAAGATCTTCGCCCCCAAGTTCGGCCGCTAG